One region of Halomicrobium sp. LC1Hm genomic DNA includes:
- a CDS encoding chemotaxis protein CheC: MSLMIDIRKLGLFNKMAKEGGNTVANHLSQMTGMETEMEITKINFIDIPDIKTHIGDERQIGISIRMLEPPHGYILFLFNAENAKKLASGMIGDMGETSDATDGFTDMERSAIQEIGNIMTSGFIDGWANVLETTIDISTPNFTFGPGSGMVDELVGDRETDMALMFDSRVHALESDINVKVYTFPELEELVELMQEIEV; the protein is encoded by the coding sequence ATGAGCCTGATGATCGATATCCGGAAGCTGGGGCTGTTCAACAAGATGGCGAAGGAGGGCGGTAACACCGTCGCGAACCACCTGAGCCAGATGACCGGGATGGAGACGGAGATGGAGATCACCAAGATCAACTTTATCGATATCCCCGACATCAAGACCCACATCGGCGACGAGCGCCAGATCGGGATCTCGATCCGGATGCTCGAACCCCCACACGGCTACATCCTCTTCCTGTTCAACGCGGAGAACGCGAAGAAGCTGGCCAGCGGGATGATCGGCGACATGGGCGAGACCAGCGACGCCACCGACGGCTTCACGGACATGGAGCGGTCGGCGATCCAGGAGATCGGCAACATCATGACCAGTGGCTTCATCGACGGCTGGGCGAACGTCCTGGAGACGACCATCGACATCTCGACGCCGAACTTCACCTTCGGCCCCGGCAGCGGGATGGTCGACGAACTCGTCGGCGACCGCGAGACCGACATGGCGCTGATGTTCGACTCTCGCGTTCACGCCCTGGAGTCAGACATCAACGTCAAGGTGTACACCTTCCCGGAGCTCGAAGAGTTGGTCGAACTGATGCAGGAAATCGAAGTCTAG
- a CDS encoding acyl-CoA dehydrogenase family protein, translating to MDLLEETVVPEAARDIKQEAREFAAEHIEPNAAEYYERGEYPVDILEQGMEAGLVAQDIGEEYGGRGLSLQQVLAMAEEFYKADAGIALTLQLASFGAEMLEDHGNEEQKEEYLRPVAESEQLTGLAVSEPETGSDMAGMQTTAEKDGDEYVLNGEKYWIGNGVEADWVTVYAKTGDDPNNRYGNYSLFIVPTDTDGYDAEHIPEKMGFRASKQAHIVFDDCRVPEENVIGHEGAGFYMLAEFFNHGRVIVAGHGLGLAAAAIEEAWDFVHDREAFGKSVDEFQAVQHKLADMRMEFESARALTWRAADKVANQENAGFWAAMAKTKATEVSTQCAEKGMQLHGGRSVLTENRISRVYRDVRIPVIYEGANDIQRNLIYSQTPQ from the coding sequence ATGGATCTCCTAGAAGAGACAGTCGTTCCCGAAGCAGCCCGGGACATCAAGCAGGAAGCTCGTGAGTTCGCAGCCGAACACATCGAGCCGAACGCCGCAGAGTACTACGAGCGCGGCGAGTATCCGGTCGACATCCTGGAGCAGGGGATGGAGGCTGGGCTGGTCGCACAGGACATCGGCGAGGAGTACGGCGGGCGCGGGCTCTCCCTCCAGCAGGTCCTCGCGATGGCCGAGGAGTTCTACAAGGCCGACGCCGGCATCGCGCTGACCCTGCAGCTCGCGAGCTTCGGCGCGGAGATGCTCGAAGACCACGGCAACGAGGAACAGAAAGAGGAGTACCTCCGTCCGGTCGCGGAGAGCGAACAGCTCACCGGCCTGGCCGTCTCGGAGCCCGAGACCGGGAGTGACATGGCCGGGATGCAGACGACGGCGGAGAAAGACGGCGACGAGTACGTCCTCAACGGCGAGAAGTACTGGATCGGCAACGGCGTCGAAGCCGACTGGGTGACGGTCTACGCCAAGACCGGCGACGACCCCAACAACCGCTACGGCAACTACTCGCTGTTTATCGTCCCGACCGACACCGACGGCTACGACGCCGAGCACATCCCGGAGAAGATGGGCTTCCGTGCGTCCAAACAGGCCCACATCGTCTTCGACGACTGCCGAGTTCCCGAGGAGAACGTCATCGGCCACGAGGGCGCTGGCTTCTACATGCTCGCGGAGTTCTTCAACCACGGTCGCGTGATCGTCGCCGGCCACGGGCTCGGGCTGGCCGCGGCCGCCATCGAGGAGGCGTGGGACTTCGTCCACGACCGCGAGGCCTTCGGCAAGTCCGTCGACGAGTTCCAGGCGGTCCAGCACAAGCTCGCAGACATGCGCATGGAGTTCGAGTCCGCCCGTGCGCTCACGTGGCGCGCGGCCGACAAGGTGGCTAACCAGGAGAACGCGGGATTCTGGGCGGCCATGGCCAAGACGAAGGCGACCGAAGTGTCGACCCAGTGTGCCGAGAAGGGGATGCAGCTCCACGGCGGCCGTTCGGTCCTGACCGAGAACCGGATCTCTCGGGTCTACCGCGACGTGCGCATCCCGGTCATCTACGAGGGCGCGAACGACATCCAGCGCAACCTCATCTACAGCCAGACGCCCCAGTAG
- a CDS encoding 2-oxoacid:acceptor oxidoreductase subunit alpha, whose protein sequence is MTDDELIWRIAGGSGDGIDSTSQNFAKALMRSGLDVFTHRHYPSRIRGGHTFVEVRASDEDVRSRGDGYNFLLALGDSFARNPQEEAYYGEEEVKPLSENLHDLREGGVIVYDEGLLDEDAIAELNLEARAEENDWHVYPMNLREMAREHGREVMRNTAGVAVTAALLGTDPAFFEELMRENMSGDILEDNLAVLEDAYERAEELEHTHDLTMPEAADHDDEQVLLSGSNAIAYGALDEGCRFIAGYPMTPWTDVFTIMSQHLPKFGGISEQVEDEIAAAALALGASHAGVKSMSGSSGGGFALMSEPLGLAEMTETPVVLVEAMRAGPSTGMPTKPEQADLEHVLYTSQGDSARVVFAPANIRECYDQTRAAFRIAYEYQIPSIVIYDQKLQGELRNVDESFFDREPNADPGSVLTEEEIADAAHHASGKFQRFQHEPEDGSNVSPRSVPGQKDGRYLATGNEHNPSGHISEDPDNRIAQMNRRLDKLDDIRADLDENTSHQTYHGPEDADYGILVWGSHQDTVFEAVDRLNDDGHSVKALGVSDMAPYPVEEVSAWLESVDEALVVEMNASAQFRGLTQKEIGRFGPKLSSLLKYNGNPFEPAEIVEGFETSINGEDLAASNMKYLPAAGD, encoded by the coding sequence ATGACAGATGATGAACTAATCTGGCGAATCGCTGGCGGTTCCGGTGACGGGATCGACTCGACGAGCCAAAACTTCGCAAAGGCCCTGATGCGCTCGGGACTTGACGTTTTTACGCATCGTCACTATCCCTCGCGCATCCGGGGCGGCCACACGTTCGTAGAGGTCCGCGCGAGCGACGAAGACGTACGCTCGCGTGGTGACGGCTACAACTTCCTCCTCGCCCTCGGTGACTCCTTCGCACGGAACCCACAGGAAGAAGCGTACTACGGTGAGGAGGAAGTCAAGCCGCTCTCGGAGAACCTCCACGATCTCCGAGAGGGCGGCGTCATCGTCTACGACGAGGGACTCCTCGACGAGGACGCCATCGCCGAGCTGAACCTCGAAGCGCGTGCCGAGGAGAACGACTGGCACGTCTACCCGATGAACCTCCGCGAGATGGCCCGCGAACACGGTCGCGAGGTCATGCGCAACACCGCTGGCGTCGCCGTCACGGCGGCGCTGCTGGGTACGGACCCGGCCTTCTTCGAGGAGCTCATGCGAGAGAACATGTCGGGCGACATCCTCGAAGACAACCTCGCGGTGCTCGAAGACGCCTACGAGCGAGCCGAGGAACTCGAACACACTCACGACCTCACCATGCCGGAAGCGGCGGACCACGACGACGAGCAGGTCCTCCTCTCTGGGTCGAACGCCATCGCCTACGGTGCGCTCGACGAGGGCTGTCGCTTCATCGCGGGCTATCCCATGACGCCGTGGACCGACGTGTTCACGATCATGTCCCAGCACCTGCCGAAGTTCGGCGGGATCTCCGAGCAGGTCGAAGACGAGATCGCCGCGGCGGCGCTGGCACTCGGTGCCAGCCACGCTGGCGTCAAGTCGATGTCCGGCTCTTCCGGTGGTGGGTTCGCGCTCATGAGCGAGCCGCTGGGCCTCGCCGAGATGACCGAGACGCCGGTCGTGCTCGTCGAAGCGATGCGCGCCGGCCCCTCGACCGGGATGCCGACCAAGCCCGAGCAGGCCGACCTCGAACACGTCCTGTACACGAGTCAGGGCGACTCGGCTCGCGTCGTCTTCGCACCCGCCAACATCCGGGAGTGCTACGACCAGACGCGAGCGGCCTTCCGGATCGCCTACGAGTACCAGATCCCGTCGATCGTGATCTACGACCAGAAGCTCCAGGGCGAGCTTCGCAACGTCGACGAGAGCTTCTTCGACCGCGAGCCAAACGCCGACCCCGGCTCCGTGCTCACCGAAGAGGAGATCGCCGACGCGGCCCACCACGCTTCGGGCAAGTTCCAGCGCTTCCAGCACGAACCGGAGGACGGCTCCAACGTGAGCCCGCGCTCGGTGCCCGGCCAGAAGGACGGCCGCTACCTCGCGACCGGCAACGAACACAACCCGTCGGGCCACATCAGCGAGGACCCCGACAACCGGATCGCACAGATGAACCGTCGGCTGGACAAGCTCGACGACATCCGTGCTGACCTGGACGAGAACACGTCCCACCAGACCTACCACGGTCCGGAGGACGCCGACTACGGCATCCTCGTGTGGGGCAGCCACCAGGACACCGTCTTCGAGGCCGTCGACCGTCTCAACGACGACGGCCACTCGGTGAAGGCACTCGGCGTCTCCGATATGGCTCCCTACCCCGTCGAAGAGGTCTCGGCGTGGCTCGAATCCGTCGACGAGGCACTCGTCGTCGAGATGAACGCCAGCGCACAGTTCCGCGGCCTCACGCAGAAAGAGATCGGCCGCTTCGGTCCGAAGCTCTCCAGTCTGCTGAAGTACAACGGGAACCCGTTCGAACCGGCAGAGATCGTCGAGGGCTTCGAGACCAGCATCAACGGCGAGGATCTCGCCGCGAGCAACATGAAGTACCTCCCAGCGGCAGGTGACTAA
- a CDS encoding DICT sensory domain-containing protein, with amino-acid sequence MSLSELIAGVEDHEKRLIVFNAGDDAAADLRQQFSDRNVAVTAEETVSGRPGEFVTLSDEDGVIAAASLEQFTDRLTRNDRPIGVEQSPYRPILDELDETMFTSWSIGQMMAATREIEDRAFRVGRGSLHAGFQTVSTLAGELDRYEQLGDGAVDVHAYAAPDEEPPETDNFTLHIERATEIEESWFVVFDGGGDDGQKCALLAEERAPREFYGFWTYDADTVDWILEHLRSTYGYVEQ; translated from the coding sequence ATGTCGCTTTCGGAACTCATCGCCGGGGTCGAAGACCACGAGAAACGACTCATCGTGTTCAACGCCGGAGATGACGCGGCCGCCGACCTTCGACAGCAGTTTTCCGACCGAAACGTCGCCGTCACGGCCGAGGAGACGGTCAGTGGACGGCCGGGGGAGTTCGTCACTCTCAGTGACGAGGACGGGGTGATCGCGGCGGCCAGCCTCGAACAGTTCACCGACCGACTCACCCGAAACGACCGGCCCATCGGCGTCGAACAGAGCCCGTATCGTCCGATCCTCGACGAACTCGACGAGACGATGTTCACGTCCTGGAGCATCGGACAGATGATGGCCGCGACCAGAGAGATCGAAGACCGTGCGTTCCGCGTCGGTCGTGGCTCGCTACACGCCGGCTTCCAGACGGTATCGACGCTGGCCGGGGAACTCGACAGGTACGAGCAACTGGGCGACGGCGCGGTAGACGTCCACGCCTACGCCGCGCCCGACGAGGAGCCCCCCGAGACCGACAACTTCACGCTCCACATCGAGCGTGCGACCGAGATCGAAGAATCGTGGTTCGTCGTCTTCGACGGCGGTGGCGACGACGGCCAGAAGTGCGCGCTGCTGGCAGAGGAACGGGCCCCGCGAGAGTTCTACGGCTTCTGGACGTACGACGCGGACACCGTCGACTGGATCCTCGAACACCTGCGCTCGACGTACGGCTACGTCGAGCAGTGA